A single genomic interval of Penaeus vannamei isolate JL-2024 chromosome 33, ASM4276789v1, whole genome shotgun sequence harbors:
- the LOC113828036 gene encoding kelch-like protein 26 codes for MTRSGGAAVAPRPLNTVQFEHPSHTGALLYGLNTLRSKGLLLDVTLIAGGEAFQAHRVVLASCSDYFRAMFTDEMRERCQSEICLNGVSAAGLQCLLEYAYTSRLCLNLANIQDVLSAAAHVQVLTVVEACSNYLQAQLDLDNCVDIATIAETYSLHGLRKRVYAFMSSHLHQLSKMADFQRLTVSQLLHLLSCDYPVDCSEAQVLLTVAGWLQHNPSERGRHAAALLQTLHLEEVPAAVLERAAHLSVLEAPLRAALRQTVPPLSPAPPTGLVNSRGLELAVVKVGGFSIAGITNEITYFMPSVGRWRHLTTIPHVEQCNYGTAVLNNELYVIGGCFNQSLQENIHPFGFRYNPQQNKWSTMYPMQRERCRFSLSVVSGQLYAVGGASEASDEGAAEDESPCEAYDPATDIWHPIAALPGARAQHAAAALNGLLYVSGGLEGDHVLDSCQVYDPSTGTWELRAPLLTPRADHYCVTHSNCLFICGGWYEDEATNTRVLVDTIDCYDPSTDTWSVVSRVPTPRYHAGIVVISSKLYVIGGFHSDATFDRATGVIECYDLESGLWSVENAYPQDIWEHVCVPLYIPRCRDDMDVLAITK; via the exons GCCCACCGCGTCGTGCTGGCCTCCTGCAGCGACTACTTCCGTGCCATGTTCACCGACGAGATGCGCGAGCGGTGCCAGTCGGAGATCTGCCTGAACGGCGTGAGCGCGGCCGGCCTCCAGTGCCTGCTGGAGTACGCCTACACGAGCCGCCTCTGCCTCAACCTGGCCAACATCCAGGACGTGCTGTCCGCGGCCGCCCACGTGCAGGTGCTCACCGTGGTGGAGGCCTGCTCCAACTATCTCCAG GCTCAGCTTGACCTGGACAACTGCGTGGACATCGCAACGATCGCCGAGACATACTCTCTTCATGGCTTACGGAAGAGAGTCTATGCCTTCATGAGCTCTCACCTGCACCAATTAAGCAAGATGGCGGACTTTCAGCGCCTGACCGTGTCGCAGCTGCTGCACCTGCTGTCATGCGACTACCCGGTGGACTGCAGCGAGGCGCAGGTCCTCCTCACCGTGGCGGGCTGGCTGCAGCACAACCCCTCCGAGCGAGGTCGCCACGCCGCGGCACTGCTCCAGACGCTCCACCTGGAGGAGGTCCCTGCGGCGGTGCTGGAACGCGCGGCGCACCTGTCCGTGCTGGAGGCGCCGCTGCGAGCCGCCCTGCGCCAGACCGTCCCGCCCTTGAGCCCCGCGCCGCCCACCGGGCTCGTCAACTCGAGGGGCCTCGAGCTGGCGGTCGTAAAAGTGGGCGGGTTCAGCATCGCTGGGATCACGAACGAGATTACGTACTTTATGCCGTCCGTGGGGCGCTGGCGGCACCTCACGACCATCCCGCACGTGGAACAGTGTAACTACGGGACGGCCGTCCTGAACAATGAACTCTATGTGATTGGAGGCTGCTTCAACCAGTCGCTGCAAGAAAATATCCACCCCTTCGGCTTCCGCTACAACCCGCAGCAGAACAAGTGGAGTACGATGTACCCCATGCAGCGGGAGCGGTGCCGCTTCTCGCTGAGCGTGGTGTCTGGGCAGCTGTACGCCGTGGGAGGAGCCAGCGAGGCCAGCGACGAGGGGGCAGCCGAGGACGAAAGCCCATGCGAGGCCTACGACCCGGCGACCGACATCTGGCACCCCATCGCCGCGCTGCCGGGCGCCCGAGCGCAGCACGCGGCGGCGGCGCTCAACGGGCTGCTGTACGTGAGCGGGGGCCTCGAGGGCGACCACGTCCTCGACTCGTGCCAGGTGTACGACCCGAGCACGGGCACGTGGGAATTGCGCGCGCCCTTGCTCACGCCGCGGGCAGACCACTACTGCGTCACGCACTCCAACTGCCTCTTCATCTGCGGCGGCTGGTACGAGGACGAGGCCACCAACACCCGAGTGTTGGTGGACACCATAGACTGCTACGACCCCTCGACGGACACGTGGTCGGTGGTGAGCCGCGTGCCCACGCCGCGGTACCACGCCGGCATCGTCGTCATCAGTTCAAAGCTCTACGTCATCGGAGGCTTCCACTCCGACGCGACCTTCGACCGCGCCACCGGAGTCATCGAGTGCTACGACCTCGAGAGCGGGCTTTGGAGTGTGGAGAACGCGTACCCGCAGGACATCTGGGAGCACGTCTGCGTCCCCCTGTACATCCCTCGGTGTCGGGATGACATGGACGTCTTGGCCATAACGAAATAG